GATTCAGGTGGATCCTGATTGATCTCGCTTGATCCCAGTGGATCCCCAATCCCAGCCTGGTGGATCCCCTGTGGATCCCCTGTGGATCCTCAGTCAGGCTCAACGCCGGCTCCCCGGTTGAGTTtgatcccagatcccaaataTTTGGTCAATATCCGCAGCCGATCCCAAATCCTTGGGCAGTTCTGGTCCCCGATCCCAGTGGATCCCGGTGCTGGATCCCCGATCCCGCCGGCCCCCGGCGCTCCGGAGGATCCCGGATCTGGGCTCGGATCCTGGGTCTTGGAGCGGTTCCGGTGCCCGATCCCGGTCCGGCGTCACCGCGATCCGCTGTCACCTCCCGCTGTCACCGCTGTCACCGCTGTCACCGCCCGCTGTCAccggccccgagccccgcgccgccccctcGGCTGCgctgtcccggggctgtcccggtTGTGCCGTCCTGGTGCCGCTCCCGGCTCGGTTATCCCTGTCCCGGCTCTGTTATCCCTGTCCCGGTCCTGTCCCGGCTCTGTTATCCCGGTCCCGGCTCGGTTATCCCGGTCCTGGCTCGGTTATCCCTGTCCCGGTCCTGTCCCGGCTCTGTTATCCCTGTCCCGGCTCTGTTATCCCGGTCCTGGCTCGGTTATCCCGGTCCCGGCTCGGTTATCCCTGTCCCGGTCCTGTCCCGGCTCTGTTATCCCGATCCCGGTTCTGTTATCCCGGTCCCGGCAGTGTTATCCCGGTTCTGTCCCGGTCCCGGAGATGTTGTCCCGGTCCTGGCAGGGCTATCCCGGTCCCGTCCCGGTCCCGGTACTGCTGTCCCGGTCCTGTCCCGGTCCCGGCGGAGCTGTCCCGGTGCTGTCCCGGTCCCAGTGGTGCGGTCCCGGCGGTGCCGTGCCGGTCCCGCTCCCGTCCCGGTGCCGGCACTGCTGTCCCGGTGCTGTCCCGGTGCcgtgccgagccgagccgagccgtgccggTGCCGCCCCGCCGCGCGTCCCCCGTCCCGCCCCGCGGTGCCCCGGACCGGTTCCGCCGgtcgggccgggccgcgccgcaGCCGGAGCCGGTCGGGCGGGCGCCGCTTGGGAAATAACGGGgagcccccgccccggcccggggacagcggggacagcggggacagggggacagggggacagggggacagcgggacagggggacagggggacagggggacagcgggggacaTCGGGACTtagggacagcgggacagggggacagcgggacagggggacagtgggggggacactgggacaggggacaccgggacagcggggacagggggatggggacatggggacagcgggAGGACAccgggacatggggacagtgggacatggggacagccaCGAGGGgccggggacactgggggacaccgggacatgggaacagcggggacagcgcgggtcatggggggacactgggacattgggacatggggacaccggggacagccacagggggcaggggacaccgggggacaccggggcacgtggggacattgggacatggggacaccggggacatcggggggagcctggggacaccggggacgtGGGGGACTTTGGGGAgcatttggggacatggggactttggggacaccggggacatgGGGACTTTGGGCTGAGGGACGTGGGGACATTGAggacacggggatggggacagagagacagagggacacggggacagagggacacggggacacggggatggcGCTGTCCCCAGGACCGGGGTGTCAGAGGTCACCTGGAGAGACCGGGGGGGGTCACCTGCACaccggtgtccccaggggtgtcacggtgtccccagggggggtcaggctgtccccaggggtgtccccgGGGCGTGTCGCAGTGTCCCAGGGGGTGTCACGGTGTCCCCAGGGGGggtcaggctgtccccaggggtgtcaCCCGCACACTCCCGGCCCGGTTCGTGCGGCCCGGGGGGGACAcggtggggacactgaggggacaccggggggacactgggggacattctggggacactgggggggtgACACGGGTCCCGTCGGGCCCCGGGGGGTCTCCGTGAGCCCCCCAAGCCGCCTGCGGGTAACCCCGCGCCCCATGACGTCACTCTATATACAACGTGACGTCACCCACCCCGGCTGCGACATCAGGCGGAAGGccggggggggggaggggagcgCTGTGACGTCACAACCCCCCCCCGCCGCTTCCCGCGGGCACGGCGGGGGGCGTGACGTCACGGAGGGGGGGCGGGCCGTGACGTCAGGCGCTCCCGGCAGCTCCCGCGCGCGGCCATGACGGGGAGGGGGGGGTCACTTGGGAAAGGTTTGGGGTCacctgaggggatttggggtccctgggggagATTTGGGATCCCTCGAGGGGATCCCAATTTGGGGTCCCCGTGGATGATTTGAGGTCCCttgaggggaattttggggtccctgggtgtAATTTGCCTGCGCCTGGAGCCTCTGGGGACCCCTCCTCAAATAGGGGGGGAGCCCCCGACcgcagggacccctccccaaattacgGGGGAGCCCCTCCCCggccccgggacccctccccaaattgggggcgcgccccccccccccgggctggcgctgcagctgctgctggggggggCGGGGGCTGGGCCGAGGGGGCGCTCCCGGcgctgggggggggggtcctggCGCGGGGGGGGGCCcgcggggggaggggcgggtgcgggggcagcgctgggggggggggggggtcctgcTGCTGGCGCGGCGGCCCCCGTTCtgtgccccccccccccgaaaAAAAACAACCATTAAAGCGCAAAATCCGTGTCCGGCTCTGTgagggggggtctgggggggggggtcccaggatattggggaggggtctcagaCACCCCCCGGCCCCGAACTACATCTCCCATCATCCCTTGCGCCTCCCActtccgcccgccgccgccatcttgaTCTCCTCCATGGAGCCTCTTCCGGCGCGCGGTGACGTCACTTCCGTCTCCCCCAATCCCCCCTCAGCAATGGCGGTTCGGGTCCGGGTtccccccggggccgccccggaGCCGCTCGCggttcagctcctgccctgccgcGTGCAGCACGACGGGCCCGCGCCCGTGGCCGCCTTCCtgcgcgcccggcccggccccggcggcggtGAGGGCGGGGGGGCGCGGccggggggtcctgagggggctCCTGGAACGGGGGGGGGGGCCCTGGGGTGGGGGCTCGGgggatggggtggggagggttgggggtcccgggtgggtttgggggtcccggaTGAGTTTTGGGAATCCCTGACAGGTTTGGGGGTACAGgagagatttttgggggtcccgggcgGGTTTTGGGAGTcttgaggaggttttggggtcccgggcagattttgggggtcccggggaggtttttttgggatccAGGGTtgatttttgggggtcccatgtcggttttggggtcctgggcaggtttgggggtcccaggcgggtttttgggggtcctggcCAAGTTTTTGGGTATCCAGGCaggtttgggggtcccgggcaggtttgggggtcccgggcgggtttgggggtcccgggcgggttttgggggtcccaggtgggtttttggggtcctgggtgggtttgggggtcccaggcaggttttggggtcccaggtgggtttttggggtcccgggcgggttttggggtcccgggcaggtttgggggtcccgggcaggttttggggtcccgggcgggttttggggtcccgggcgggttttggggtccctccccCCTCACTTCCCCCCCCAGAGCTCTGGGCCTCGTTCCGGGGGCGCCGCCTGGGGGGCCGGGAGCTGCCGCTGCCCCCCGGCTACAGCGGGGTGCTGCTGAGGGGGGGCCAGCCCGGGGAGCCCCCCCTGGGCCAGCCCGGGGAGCCCCAGGTGAGGAGAGAGACCCCCAGGGGACCCCCGGGGGGCAGAgacccccagagacccccccgTGGGGCAGAGACcccccccattttcccttcttttgggGGGTCTCAGCCCCCCATTCCCCCTCCcaggggggtcccagccccCCCTTATCCCATCTcgggggtcccagccccattttcccttctctggGGGGGGGTCTcacccccattttcccccctccccgGGGGTCTCaccccccatttcccctccctgggggggggtcccagcccccatttcccctcccaGGGGTCTCagccccccatttccccccccccccccgggggTCTcacccccattttccccctctcGGGGGTCTCAGCCCCCCCCCGTTTTTCCCTTctggggggtcccagcccccCATTTCCCTTCCCCATGGGTCCCAgtcccccctttccccctctctgggggtcccagcccccatttcccccccccgggggggtcccagcccccatttcccctctcttgggggtcccagccccccatttccccctccctggggggggtcccagccccgtgCCCCCTGACCTTTGccctctgccctctgccccaggcCGGGGGGGGGTGACGGTGGCCGGGACCTTCGGGGCCATCACGGACTGGGGGGGGGACAGCGCCCCGCCCCCGGGGCGGGGCCTGGCCCGGGCCCTGCAGTGGGGACCCCTCGCCCGGGCCGTGAGtctggggggcttggggggggctgggggcacccttgggaggggctggggtctcattttgggggtctggggtcaaaTTTGGAGATCTGGGGTCACatttgggggggctgggggcacgtttgggggggctggggtCTCCTTTTGAGGGTCTGGGGTCTTCTTTGTGGGTCTGGGGTCTCATTTTGGGGGTCTGTGGTAATctttgggggtctggggtcacATTTGGGGGTGGAGTCAcattttggggtctggggtctccTTTAGGGAGTCTGGGGTCACATttcgggggatttggggtcacctttgggggtctggggtcataTTTGGGGGGTGGAGTCACGTTTGTGGGTCTGGGGTCtcattttgggggatttggggtcactttcagggtctggggtcacaCTTGGGGAGAGTTTGGGGTCTCATTTGGGGTCTGGGATCACAtctggggggtctggggtcacttttagggtctggggtctcattttgggtctggggtcacCTTTCGGGGGGGTCCAGGTTAAtatttgggggtctggggtctccTTTGGGGTTAAatcagggggtttgggggtctcattttgggggatttggggtctggggtcacttttggggtctggggtctcctttggggtccctgagctccccctgcccctcccccaGCTCCACGCCCCCGTGCCTGAGGACAGCGATGAGGAGGCGGAGCCATGACAGGCCACGCCCACCGGAGCCACGCCCCTCCCGTGCCACCAACAGACCCGGCCTGGCTGAGGCCACGCCCACCACCGGAGCCACGCCCACCTCATTAACAGAGCTGGCCACACCCACTGGGCGGGGCTTATTTAATCCAGAGTGCCTGAAGCCCCTCCCAGTGTGGGCGGAGCCTGTGGAAGCCACACCCACTTTAATTAAAATACCAGAATTATTCACAGGAGGCTCCACCCACAACAAAGCCTGATTGTGGGTGTGGCCTCACAAAGCCACACCCAGAGTGGGTGGAGCCTCCAAAAGCCACACCCACTGCAAAAATGGGTGTGGCCTGATAAGACCCCGCCCCTTTTATGGTCAATAAAGGAACTGCAGCGCCAGGTGTGGGCGGGGCGAGGTGTTGTTTAATGAGCGGCGCCTGCTAACGAGGGGGGCGTGGCCCGGCGGGGGCGTGGCCTGCCAGGGGCGTGGCCAGGCATGGTGTAGCCCAAGGGGCGTGGCCCGGCAGGGCGTGGTCCTGCAGGGTGGAGCCTGGCAGGGCGTGTCCGGGTGGGCGTGGCTCGGTGGGCGTGTCCGGGGGCGTGGCCTCACCACTTGCCGCGCTTGCTCCAGTCCTTGGGGGTGAAGTGCAGGCACTTGGCGTCGATGCGCAGCAGCCGCTTCAGCATGGCGCGCTCGTGGCCCTCCACGATGTCCTCGGAGAGCGTCAGGATGTACTGGCCCTGCGgggacggacagacagacagacagtgAGACTGACAGGTGAGACAGGATGTACTGGCCCTGCAGggacggacagacggacagacagTGAGACTGACAGGTGAGACAGGATGTACTGGCCCTGCAGggacggacagacggacagacagTGAGACTGACAGGTGCGTCAGGATGTACTGGCCCTGCAGggacggacagacggacagacagTGAGACAGGTGCGCACAGGTGTGTCAGGATGTACTGACCCTGTGCAGggacggacagacggacaggTGAGACTGACAGGTGTGTCAGGATGTACTGACCCTGCGCAGGGATGGACAGACGGACAGGTGAGACTGACAGGTGAGActgacaggtgagagacaggtgtgTACAGGTGTGTCAGGATGTACTGACCCTGCACGGACAGGTGGGACAGACAGGTGTGTACAGGTGTGTACAGGTGAGTCAGGGCACACTGACCCCGTacaggtgtgcacaggtgtgaCAGGGTGCACTGACCCCATACAGGTGTGTACAGGTGTGCACAGGTGAGTCAGGGCACACTGACCCCATacaggtgtgcacaggtgtgaCAGGGCACACTGACCCTGTacaggtgtgcacaggtgtgtaCAGGTGAGTCAGGTTGTGCACAGGTGTGTACAGGTGAGTCAGGATGCACTGACCCCGTacaggtgtgcacaggtgtgcacaggtgagtcaggtgtgcacaggtgtgtaCAGGTGAGTCAGGGCACACTGACCCCATACAGGTGTGCACAGGTGAGAGACAAATTTGTGTGTGACACCCAGGTGTCCAAAGGGGGGACACAGCGAGATATTTCATGGCCCCCCCCAAGGTGCATTGGACTccccccaggtgtgcagagcccccaggtgtgcagagcccccccaggtgtgcagagccccccaggtgtgcagggcccccccaggtgtgcagagcccccaggtgtgcagagcccccccaggtgtgcagagcccccaggtgtgcagagCCCCCAGGTGTGCGGAGCCCCCCCGGGGCCCCCCCAGGTGCGGGGTCTCACCTTGTAGTAGTTGATGAGGTTCAGGTACTGCAGGGTGGAGATCACGTCCTCCTTCTTGATGCTCGTGATCTCGCTGATCTCACTGGGGAGGGGGCCGAATGAGGGGGGGCTgcaccccctgagcccccctgaacccccaaaaaaccccccctgaacccccagaaacccccccaaaacccccagaccCATCTgaccccccagaacccccaaaaaaccccaaacccccccccaaatatcccccagacccacctgacccccccccagaaccccccctGAGGATGGGAAAATGAGGGGGTGGAGCCTCGAATAGGTGGGTGTGGTTAACATCTGGGGGCGTGGCCTGGACTAGCTGTTGCATAATGCTCAGCATTGATTGACAGATGGGGTGGAGCCTCAGGGGTGTGGCTTTTTTGCAAAGTGGGTgtggcctggagaagctgccacGCCCCCTGTGCTGGGTGTGGCTGTGTGGTGGGCGGGGCTTTGAGGAGGGGTGGAGCCTCATGAAAAGGGGTGTGGCTGTATGAAGGGGCGTGGCCTGGATGAGCTGTTCCTATTGGGCATTGCTCTGTGGTGGGCGGAGCCTTGTGAAGGGGTGGGGCCTCACAGTAAGGGGTGTGGCTTTATGAAGGGGTGTGGCTTTATGAGCAGGTGTGGCTTTGTGAAGGGGCGTGGCATGGGTCAGCTGCCCACATTGGGTATTGCTCTGCGTGGGCGGAGCTTTAGGAAGGGGTGGAGCAGAAAGGGGTGGGGCCTCACAGTAATGGGTGTGGGTTTATGAAGGGGCGTGGCCTGAACGAGCTCCACCCACATTGGGTATTGCTGTGTGGGCGGAGCTTTAGGAAGGGGTGGAGCAGAAGGGGGTGGAGTTTCACAATAAGGGATACGGATTTATGAGGGGGTGTGGTCTCGGGAGTGGGCGTGGCCtcggggagggggcggggctcACTTGATGGTGATCTGGGGCCGCTCGCCCGCCTCGGCCTTGAGCCCCATGAGGATCTCCAGGATGGTCTGGGACCAGTAACTGCGGTACgagagcagccccaggtccGAGAGCGGCTTCTCGGGGGTGCCCGTCTTGCCCTCCACCTTGGAGAGCTCGTAACCTgcacggggacacgggacacgggagggacaggtgagatacgggacaggtgagggacacgggacaggtgggacaggtgagacacgggacaggtgggacaggtgagacacggGACAGGTGGGACACGTGAGGGACAcgggagggacaggggacaggtgggacaggtgagacacaggggacaggggagacacaggtgagacaggtgagacacaggtgagacacagggGACCAGGGATACAGGGGAGGAacaggggacaggtgagggacaggggacacaggtgagacacaggggacaggggagacacaggtgagacaggtgagacacaggtgagacacagggGACCAGGGATACAGGGGAGGAacaggggacaggtgagggacaggggacacaggtgagacacaggggacaggggagacacaggtgagacaggtgagggacactggggaacaggtgagggacaccagagagacaggtgagacaggtgagggacGGGGGGGACAAGGGGGGACAGGTGGGATaggtgagggacaggtgagacacgggacaggtgagacaggtgagggacaggggagggacaggggacaggtgagacatgggacaggtgagacaggtgagggacactgGGGAACAGGTGAGGGAGTGGGGGGACAAGGGGGGACAGGTGGGATaggtgagggacaggtgaggcaggtgggacagggctgggacaggtggggacatgggggacagatggggacaggtgagggacaggggacaggtgAGGACACCTGAAGATTTGGGGGATTCCCAGGGTTTtgaggtggggtttgggggattcccaggtttggggtggggtttgggggattccCAGGTTTGGGGGTTCCCAGGTTTGGGGATTCCcaggtttggggtgggggtttgggggttcccaGGTTTGGGGTGAGTTTGGGGTGAggttggggtgggtttggggtgggatgtGGAGGTTCCCAGGTTTGGGGTGagtttggggtggggtttgggggttcccaGGTTTAAGGTGAGTTTGGGGTGGGATGTGGGGGTTCCcaggtttggggtggggtttgggatttcccagggtttgggggttccCAGGTTTGGGGTGAgtttgggatggggtttgggggttcccaggttgggggtgggtttggggtgggtttggggtcaggttTGGGGGTTCCCAGGTTTGGGGGCACTGACTGAACTCGATGAGCAGCTTGCCGTAGCCGCGGCGCTGGTACGGGGGCAGGGTCAGGATGCAGGCCACGTTGTAATCCTCGGTCGactccttctcctgcaggaaaCCCCAggatgggaccccaaaatcccctgggaccacccaaaaaaaccctgggaTTGCACCCAAAAACCCCTGGGatggaaccccaaaatcccctggaaccaccccaaaatcccctgggaccacccaaaaaaaccctgggatggaaccccaaaatccctgggatggaaccccaaaaacccc
The Passer domesticus isolate bPasDom1 chromosome 37, bPasDom1.hap1, whole genome shotgun sequence genome window above contains:
- the RNASEH2C gene encoding ribonuclease H2 subunit C, whose translation is MAVRVRVPPGAAPEPLAVQLLPCRVQHDGPAPVAAFLRARPGPGGELWASFRGRRLGGRELPLPPGYSGVLLRGGQPGEPPLGQPGEPQLHAPVPEDSDEEAEP